One window from the genome of [Clostridium] celerecrescens 18A encodes:
- a CDS encoding sugar ABC transporter ATP-binding protein, whose protein sequence is MQEDIVRMQNIMKTFPGVKALDDVSFYLKSGEVMALLGENGAGKSTLVKILSGVYPRDGGTIEVFGDNIREMTTQKAKELGIAIIHQELNMCQHLTVAENIFLGRERTKGMLLSEKEMNKAAAEILSRMNIELDPEELVGNLAVSKQQMVEIAKALSMNARVLIMDEPTSALTSKEIADLFTIIKKLKKEGCGIVYISHRLEELRHIVDRVTIMRDGRFITTMDFDQKRMDEIISHMVGREIKQKFPRVSCPKGKKILEIRNLNAGRMVRGINLELHEGEIVGIAGLMGAGRTETTRAIFGADPKESGQIFLDGKEVIIHKVEDSIKAGIVLAPEDRKKDGLCTKLSIRDNIALPNLDMLCGKLGIVNRRKEREMTDKTVVSLKIKLPNAEVDAGSLSGGNQQKVVVGKWLARNSRVVIFDEPTRGIDVAAKVEIYNLMNELKQKGIGVLFVSSEMPEVLGISDRIIVMCDGKITGEVMTAEATQDLILKYATQFESKIS, encoded by the coding sequence ATGCAGGAAGATATTGTGCGGATGCAGAATATTATGAAGACGTTCCCTGGTGTAAAAGCACTTGACGATGTCTCGTTTTATTTAAAATCAGGAGAAGTTATGGCATTGCTGGGTGAAAATGGTGCAGGAAAATCGACGCTTGTTAAAATATTAAGCGGCGTTTATCCAAGAGATGGAGGAACCATTGAAGTATTCGGCGACAATATCCGGGAAATGACCACACAGAAGGCAAAGGAACTTGGGATAGCGATCATCCATCAGGAACTGAACATGTGCCAGCATCTGACCGTAGCGGAAAACATTTTTCTGGGACGGGAACGGACAAAGGGAATGCTCCTTTCTGAAAAAGAGATGAACAAGGCGGCAGCCGAGATCTTAAGCCGTATGAATATAGAATTAGATCCAGAGGAGCTGGTGGGCAATCTGGCAGTATCCAAGCAGCAGATGGTTGAGATCGCCAAGGCGCTTTCCATGAATGCCAGGGTCCTGATTATGGATGAGCCTACGTCAGCCCTGACCTCAAAAGAAATCGCAGATCTGTTCACTATCATTAAAAAGCTAAAGAAAGAAGGCTGTGGAATCGTATACATATCCCACCGCCTGGAAGAACTGAGGCATATCGTGGACCGGGTCACTATTATGAGAGACGGAAGATTTATCACAACCATGGATTTTGATCAGAAGCGGATGGATGAGATCATTTCTCACATGGTCGGCCGTGAAATAAAACAGAAATTCCCACGGGTCTCCTGTCCAAAGGGGAAGAAGATTCTGGAGATCCGCAATTTAAATGCCGGACGGATGGTACGCGGCATCAACCTGGAGCTGCATGAAGGCGAGATCGTGGGGATTGCAGGATTAATGGGGGCAGGAAGGACAGAGACCACCAGGGCTATATTTGGAGCGGATCCAAAGGAATCCGGGCAGATTTTTCTGGATGGAAAAGAAGTTATCATACATAAGGTAGAGGATTCCATAAAAGCAGGCATCGTACTGGCTCCGGAAGACAGGAAAAAGGACGGACTTTGTACGAAACTCAGCATACGGGATAACATCGCCCTTCCTAATTTGGATATGCTATGCGGAAAGCTGGGAATTGTCAACAGAAGAAAAGAGAGGGAAATGACGGATAAAACAGTGGTTTCCTTAAAAATCAAGCTGCCGAACGCAGAGGTGGATGCCGGAAGCTTATCCGGTGGTAACCAGCAAAAGGTGGTGGTGGGTAAATGGCTGGCAAGGAATTCACGGGTGGTTATTTTTGATGAACCCACCAGAGGCATCGACGTGGCGGCTAAGGTTGAGATCTATAACCTGATGAACGAATTAAAACAGAAGGGGATCGGCGTTTTGTTCGTTTCATCGGAAATGCCGGAAGTCCTTGGCATCAGCGACCGGATTATTGTTATGTGCGACGGGAAAATTACAGGGGAAGTGATGACAGCTGAGGCGACACAGGATCTGATCCTCAAATATGCGACTCAGTTTGAAAGCAAGATCAGTTAA
- the acpP gene encoding acyl carrier protein — protein sequence MEFEKLQNIIAEVLNIEPDEVSMNSTFVDDLGADSLDVFQIIMGIEEEFDIEIPTEVAENIVSVSDAVEQIKNALN from the coding sequence ATGGAATTTGAGAAGCTACAGAACATAATTGCAGAGGTGTTAAATATTGAGCCGGATGAGGTGTCCATGAACTCCACATTTGTGGATGACCTTGGCGCTGATTCCCTTGATGTGTTCCAGATCATTATGGGCATTGAGGAGGAATTTGATATTGAGATTCCAACAGAAGTGGCAGAAAACATCGTAAGTGTCAGTGATGCAGTAGAACAGATCAAGAATGCTTTAAATTAA
- the plsX gene encoding phosphate acyltransferase PlsX encodes MIKVAVDAMGGDYAPVEMVAGAVEAVNANKEVQVLLVGQEQIVSEELKKHTFQKDQIQIVNASEVIETDEPPVNAIRKKKDSSIVVGMNLVKQKEADAFVSAGSSGAILVGGQVIVGRIRGVERPPLAPLIPTEKGVSLLIDCGANVDARPSHLVQFARMGSLYMEHVVGIKNPRVAIVNIGAEEEKGNALVKETFPLLKECKDIHFTGSIEAREIPHGGADVIVCEAFVGNVILKLYEGVGATLIDKVKRGMMGSLRSKIGALLVKPALKESLKSFDASQHGGAPLLGLNGLVVKTHGNSKATEVKNSILQCVTFKEQGINDKIRESLKKNDETPSGHTAMPKKNGQE; translated from the coding sequence ATGATAAAAGTAGCTGTTGACGCCATGGGCGGCGACTATGCACCGGTGGAGATGGTTGCCGGAGCCGTAGAGGCGGTAAACGCGAATAAAGAAGTCCAGGTTCTCTTAGTAGGGCAGGAGCAAATTGTATCGGAAGAACTGAAGAAGCATACGTTTCAAAAGGATCAGATACAGATTGTGAATGCGTCAGAGGTAATCGAGACGGATGAACCTCCGGTTAACGCCATACGAAAGAAGAAAGATTCTTCCATCGTTGTGGGAATGAATCTGGTAAAACAGAAGGAGGCGGATGCTTTTGTATCGGCTGGCAGTTCGGGCGCTATACTGGTTGGCGGACAGGTGATTGTCGGACGGATAAGAGGGGTGGAACGACCACCGCTTGCACCGCTTATCCCAACGGAAAAAGGCGTTTCCCTGCTGATTGACTGCGGAGCCAATGTGGATGCGAGACCATCCCATTTGGTACAGTTTGCCAGGATGGGATCCCTTTACATGGAGCATGTAGTGGGAATAAAGAATCCAAGAGTGGCTATCGTTAATATCGGCGCAGAAGAGGAAAAGGGAAATGCGCTTGTAAAAGAAACCTTTCCACTGTTAAAGGAGTGCAAGGATATCCATTTTACCGGAAGCATTGAAGCCAGGGAGATTCCGCATGGCGGTGCAGATGTCATTGTATGTGAGGCATTTGTAGGCAATGTAATCCTGAAGCTTTACGAAGGAGTAGGAGCAACCTTAATCGATAAGGTTAAACGCGGTATGATGGGAAGTTTGAGGAGCAAAATCGGAGCTCTGCTTGTAAAACCTGCTTTGAAGGAAAGCCTAAAATCATTTGATGCATCTCAGCACGGTGGAGCGCCGCTTCTGGGACTGAATGGCTTGGTTGTAAAAACCCATGGGAATTCAAAGGCAACAGAAGTGAAGAACTCCATACTTCAGTGCGTGACCTTCAAAGAACAGGGAATTAATGATAAGATAAGAGAAAGTCTTAAAAAGAATGATGAAACGCCCTCCGGGCATACCGCTATGCCCAAAAAGAATGGGCAGGAATAA
- a CDS encoding MATE family efflux transporter gives METDMTRGNPLPIILKFTLPLLMGNIFQQLYNMADTIIVGRFVGPDALAAVGSTGTIMFLVIGFSQGMSTGFTVLTSQRFGAGDEDGTKRSVANGIILSSFVIVLMTVLSLSFMRTLLKVMNTPGNIFEDAYTYISIICMGIVTNVFYNLFSSYLRSVGNSRIPLLFLMFSASLNVVLDLVFIINLKMGVAGAAWATNLSQGISALLCIFYIYKKVPVLTPKRHHWKLNVPDTMRQLSVGIPMALQFGITASGTIIMQSAVNLFGSAAVAAYTAANKFQGLVLQGMVAMGQTMATYSGQNYGKGDIGRIRQGVRLVLWAEVVYSALSSVIVCLVLPYALRLFFSGNVDITEMLPWAKTYIYLCSVFYIPLGMIFIFRNTMQGCGYGLLPMLGGVVELAARLITAGLAIRLLSFPLACACDPAAWLSAGLFTAISYVYIMKRVEKSRENKGRV, from the coding sequence ATGGAAACTGATATGACTAGAGGCAATCCTCTTCCGATCATTTTAAAATTCACACTTCCGCTTCTGATGGGTAATATCTTTCAGCAGCTTTATAATATGGCAGATACCATTATCGTAGGCCGTTTTGTAGGGCCGGATGCACTGGCAGCAGTGGGATCTACCGGTACGATCATGTTCCTGGTCATTGGTTTTTCCCAGGGCATGAGCACCGGGTTTACGGTCCTTACCAGCCAGCGGTTTGGAGCAGGAGATGAAGACGGCACAAAGCGCTCCGTAGCAAATGGGATTATCCTGTCATCTTTCGTTATTGTGCTTATGACAGTCTTAAGTCTCTCCTTTATGAGAACACTTTTAAAGGTAATGAACACACCCGGCAATATTTTCGAGGATGCTTACACTTACATTTCCATCATCTGCATGGGAATTGTTACAAATGTATTTTACAATCTGTTTTCCTCTTATCTCCGTTCCGTTGGGAACAGCCGGATCCCCCTTTTGTTTCTGATGTTTTCTGCCTCTCTGAACGTAGTGCTGGATCTTGTTTTTATAATTAATTTAAAAATGGGAGTGGCCGGAGCTGCCTGGGCAACGAATCTTTCTCAGGGGATATCCGCGCTCCTGTGTATCTTCTATATTTATAAAAAAGTTCCGGTTTTAACTCCAAAGAGGCATCATTGGAAGCTGAATGTGCCGGATACAATGCGCCAGCTTTCCGTGGGAATTCCCATGGCTCTTCAGTTTGGAATCACTGCATCAGGAACCATCATCATGCAGTCAGCTGTTAATTTATTCGGTTCAGCTGCAGTAGCAGCTTATACGGCCGCTAATAAGTTTCAGGGTCTGGTTCTGCAGGGAATGGTCGCCATGGGACAGACAATGGCGACGTATTCGGGTCAGAATTACGGAAAAGGAGACATAGGAAGGATCCGCCAGGGTGTCAGGCTTGTACTTTGGGCAGAGGTCGTTTATTCCGCGCTTTCTTCTGTCATCGTCTGTTTAGTCCTCCCATATGCATTAAGGCTGTTTTTTTCGGGCAATGTGGATATAACGGAAATGCTGCCTTGGGCGAAAACCTATATTTATTTATGTTCTGTTTTTTATATTCCTCTTGGAATGATTTTTATATTCAGAAATACCATGCAGGGGTGCGGCTACGGCCTTCTTCCCATGCTTGGAGGAGTTGTAGAGCTTGCGGCCAGACTGATCACTGCAGGATTGGCGATTCGGCTTTTAAGCTTTCCCTTGGCATGTGCCTGCGATCCGGCAGCCTGGTTAAGCGCCGGGCTGTTCACTGCAATCTCATATGTCTATATCATGAAGAGGGTGGAAAAAAGCAGAGAAAACAAAGGTCGTGTCTGA
- a CDS encoding ABC transporter substrate-binding protein yields the protein MKRKVLAAILSMGVIAAMAGCSSGQKEAAATTGATTAAATEAATTAAETAKEAASGGGSHKVYLITMDQMDQHWVNVDAGAQKAVKELGNVDYKWLAPDVKDDAKQIECINNAVAGGAQAILLAANGPDAVTASLQEAIDAGVKVVYVDSAASLPAIQTLATDNKAAGKTAGDEMIKALKEKGIESGKIGIVNVNAATASTVAREEGFRSAFEGTKFEILETQYGEGDAAKSKDIAANYITQGCVGIFGANEGSTVGTGNAIQEAGETVIGVGFDKSDMILQLIKDGYLLATMAQNPDVMGYEGMKTAVNALEDKDTGDKNVDTGVSVLTKDTLK from the coding sequence ATGAAGCGGAAAGTATTGGCGGCTATTCTTTCAATGGGAGTGATTGCGGCTATGGCAGGCTGCAGCAGCGGGCAGAAGGAGGCTGCAGCTACGACCGGGGCAACAACAGCAGCTGCAACAGAAGCTGCAACTACAGCTGCAGAAACAGCGAAAGAGGCGGCTTCCGGCGGAGGCTCACACAAGGTTTATCTGATCACCATGGATCAAATGGATCAGCACTGGGTAAACGTGGATGCAGGCGCCCAGAAGGCTGTAAAGGAGCTTGGAAATGTAGATTATAAATGGCTGGCTCCTGATGTAAAGGATGATGCAAAGCAGATTGAATGCATTAACAATGCCGTAGCAGGAGGCGCCCAGGCTATTTTGCTGGCTGCTAACGGCCCTGATGCAGTTACTGCTTCGTTACAGGAAGCTATTGACGCAGGAGTAAAAGTGGTATATGTAGACTCTGCAGCATCTCTGCCGGCGATCCAGACCCTTGCAACAGATAACAAAGCTGCTGGAAAAACTGCAGGTGATGAAATGATCAAAGCCTTAAAGGAAAAAGGAATCGAATCAGGCAAGATCGGCATCGTAAACGTGAATGCTGCAACCGCATCCACAGTGGCCAGAGAAGAAGGCTTCCGTTCTGCATTTGAAGGAACAAAGTTTGAGATCCTGGAAACTCAGTACGGCGAAGGCGATGCTGCAAAATCCAAGGATATTGCTGCAAACTATATTACCCAGGGCTGTGTAGGCATTTTCGGAGCCAATGAAGGCTCTACAGTAGGAACAGGCAATGCCATTCAGGAAGCAGGCGAGACTGTAATCGGCGTAGGCTTTGATAAATCTGATATGATCCTTCAGCTGATTAAAGATGGCTATCTCCTTGCAACCATGGCTCAGAATCCAGATGTTATGGGATATGAAGGAATGAAGACTGCTGTAAATGCCCTGGAAGACAAGGATACAGGAGACAAGAATGTAGATACAGGTGTTTCTGTTCTTACAAAAGATACATTGAAATAA
- a CDS encoding ABC transporter permease, which produces MNSKRQSWYKRLFAVRGMGQVVTVSLGLIVMCVVFGIINPTFFSGKNVANLLRQIAPILLIGIGQSYVLITGNIDLSIGSVVGMSCMISATMMTKGMNPWVAVILTLMCCLIVGVVNGLLVAKCKLPPFIATLGTMTIARGVAQIVNNNYNTDAIGDGARGFRDFFYYGKVAGVYNTVIISIVLWLVFNFLLSKTRTGRHIYAIGSNIEASKLSGVNIVATTTKAYLVSSFCSCVVGLVICATSGMGTMDAGNAYEMYAVAASVIGGVSTLGGQGILIGTVIGASIWGVLQNGLQFAGAPVAIRNIVIGAIVVISVLIDVIVRSGKLGKKNKIEP; this is translated from the coding sequence ATGAATAGTAAAAGACAGAGTTGGTATAAAAGGCTGTTCGCCGTTCGCGGGATGGGGCAGGTAGTCACAGTAAGTTTAGGACTTATCGTTATGTGCGTTGTTTTTGGCATCATAAACCCTACATTCTTTTCCGGGAAAAATGTTGCAAATCTTTTGCGCCAGATTGCGCCGATCCTGTTAATCGGCATCGGACAGTCCTATGTATTGATCACCGGCAATATTGATTTGTCCATTGGTTCTGTTGTCGGCATGAGCTGCATGATATCTGCGACCATGATGACAAAGGGCATGAATCCATGGGTTGCGGTAATTCTTACCCTGATGTGCTGTCTGATCGTAGGAGTTGTCAACGGCTTACTGGTAGCCAAGTGCAAGCTTCCACCCTTTATTGCAACCTTAGGCACCATGACAATTGCCAGGGGCGTTGCTCAGATAGTCAATAACAACTACAATACCGATGCCATTGGAGACGGGGCAAGGGGATTTCGGGATTTCTTTTATTATGGAAAGGTCGCCGGAGTGTATAACACGGTAATCATATCCATTGTTTTATGGCTGGTATTTAATTTCCTTTTAAGCAAAACAAGGACCGGACGGCATATTTATGCAATCGGAAGCAACATAGAGGCCTCCAAGCTGTCCGGGGTAAATATCGTAGCCACCACTACAAAGGCTTATCTGGTCAGCTCCTTTTGCTCCTGCGTCGTAGGACTTGTGATCTGTGCAACAAGCGGCATGGGTACCATGGATGCCGGCAATGCCTATGAAATGTATGCTGTGGCGGCTTCCGTAATCGGAGGAGTTTCAACTTTGGGAGGCCAGGGAATTCTAATTGGTACGGTAATCGGTGCTTCTATCTGGGGCGTGCTCCAGAATGGACTTCAATTTGCAGGTGCCCCGGTTGCAATCCGAAATATTGTCATCGGCGCCATTGTAGTGATCTCCGTATTGATTGATGTGATTGTACGAAGCGGAAAGCTGGGAAAGAAAAATAAGATAGAACCATAA
- a CDS encoding ROK family protein yields the protein MMHIMGFDIGGTKCAVFLCRLEGDTIIWIDRKEIQTTSDWRAVLDMLCVYGESMLETHGVSRPDCRIGISCGGPLSPDRMVICSPPNLPGWVSVPIVSYLSDELQMPARMLNDADACALAEWKYGAGRGALHMIFLTFGTGLGAGLILNGRLYTGTSGLAGEVGHIRLKEDGPVGYGKAGSLEGFCSGGGIRQMAINKAEQMEQCGKRASFQTGDKTEITAKDVAEAARAGQEDAVKLLGESGTYFGRGLSMLIDILNPEVIVAGSIYARTHEFMETAMWEEIHREALASSAAACRIVPAQLGERIGDYGAVMAAVYE from the coding sequence ATGATGCATATCATGGGATTTGATATCGGAGGAACAAAGTGTGCGGTGTTTCTTTGCCGGCTGGAGGGCGATACGATCATATGGATCGACCGGAAGGAAATACAGACAACATCAGACTGGAGAGCAGTGTTGGATATGTTATGCGTTTATGGGGAAAGTATGTTAGAGACCCATGGAGTTTCCCGGCCTGATTGCCGTATTGGAATATCCTGCGGAGGACCTCTGAGTCCTGACCGCATGGTCATCTGTTCTCCTCCTAACCTGCCGGGATGGGTTTCAGTTCCCATTGTTTCTTATCTGTCGGATGAACTCCAGATGCCTGCCAGGATGTTAAACGATGCCGATGCCTGTGCCCTTGCCGAATGGAAATATGGGGCTGGCAGAGGAGCTCTTCATATGATATTTCTCACCTTTGGGACCGGCCTTGGCGCAGGGCTGATTTTAAACGGGCGTTTATATACAGGAACCAGTGGCCTGGCAGGAGAAGTGGGGCACATCCGTCTTAAGGAGGATGGACCGGTGGGATATGGAAAGGCCGGGAGCCTGGAAGGTTTCTGCAGCGGAGGCGGAATCCGGCAGATGGCGATAAATAAGGCGGAGCAGATGGAACAATGCGGGAAAAGGGCTTCCTTTCAGACGGGAGATAAGACAGAAATTACGGCAAAGGATGTGGCAGAGGCAGCCAGGGCAGGTCAAGAGGATGCCGTTAAATTATTAGGAGAGTCGGGAACATATTTCGGAAGAGGGCTGTCCATGCTTATTGATATCCTGAATCCGGAGGTAATAGTAGCCGGCAGCATATACGCAAGGACCCATGAATTCATGGAAACAGCCATGTGGGAGGAAATTCACAGGGAGGCTCTTGCCTCTTCCGCAGCTGCGTGCAGGATCGTACCTGCACAGTTAGGGGAGCGAATAGGGGATTATGGAGCTGTTATGGCTGCTGTTTATGAATAG